The segment TGGAGTTGTAGCTGTTTTAACTTCATTTATGGGTATTAGTGGTACAATTATAGGGGCTGTTGTCACATCATTTGTAGCGGAGTTTCTGAAGAAATTCTTTAAGGATCCGTTGATGACTGAGATTGAACAGGAGAAGACACAGTTACCTAAGAAGACTCCAAGAGATAAATTCAGGAAGGTCAATAATTACGAGTATCATAAAAGATATCAGCAAAAAGTGGATGATGATTCATCATATATTACCACTAAGATTTTGTTCTTGTTCCCATTGGTTGTAATATTAATAATTGAATTGATTCATTTTCTTGGGGCAGCAGGAGTCATTCCATATGACATCTTCATGAACCTTGAAAGTATTACTAATTGGACATTATTTAGAACAATTGGATATGCGTTGATTATCATGGGTTTATATCCATTGTTCAGTGGTAAAATAAAAAGTACCCATGGAATCCTATTGATTATCATAGGAGTTATTGAGTTGATAATTGGCTATGCTGATGTTAATGTTCATGCATCAATGATATATTCATTGTTTGAATCAGTTAAGGAATATGTTAACATTGCAATTATTGCCTGTATTTTATACACTATCCTCAGGGTACCTGATGAAGTTGATAAGAATACGAAAAGTAACCCTAAAAAAGTTAACACCCATAGATTTAATAATTATCATGAGGGTAATGATGATGAAGATATGATTTATTAGTTATCTTCCAAATCACATCACTCTTTTTTTAATAAAACAAATAATTAGATTTAGTATATGTTTTTACATGAAGTATTTTCGGCCTTTTTTATATAGTTTCAAGATATGCTTTTATGACACCTCTTCCGGCATTTCTAAAAGCGCGTGAGACTCCTCCCTGTCCTAGTTTTATTCCACCGAATATTCTGGAGACCATAATCATATATCCGTTGAGATTGTATTCATGCAATAATTCCATGAGTACTCGTCCTGGAGAGCCTACCTCCCCATCATTTCTTTGATCTTCATTATCATCCAACAATACCGCATAGCAGTGATGTGCCGCCTTTTTATACTTCTTGTTATGTATTTTTCTGATTTGTTCTACGTCACTGTCCATATTATCTATCTTGTATAGGTGTGCATAGAATTTGGATTTGCGTTCAACCATTTTACCTGCTAGTACCTCTTCTACTGCCATAATAATCACCTAACTTATTGGATGTTTTAGTTTTGGTTTGCTTGCGTCAACCACGTCGTTTTCCGTAATGTCCAAAAATTGCATATACAGATATCTTCTGATGTATGTCTGTATTTTTCCCAAGTTCTGCAATTGATTGTTTATGTTTCCCTCATTTTTATAATCCTTTCCTGGCATGCAGAATTCCGTTTCCTCCCTGTTTTCAAGATCATAGACTTTTAATTTATACTGGTTGTTTTCGTATGTGAATAGTGTTGCTATTTTCAGTTCTATGCATATTTCGATTGCATCAGGGATTATGTCTTTGAGTTCATAGTATGCGAAGTTTTGGAAGTGATTATATCCTGATTTTGTTATTCCTTTGTCTTTAAACATTTTTCTTGCCTGCATTATCTTTGATAAAAGATGTACAGGCATGTCGTCTTTATATATGTTCTCCGTAAACATGATTTGTTCCTTTGTAATTATTTTAGTGAAATATTTTTTTGTGTATTTATTTTTTTCTTCGTTCTATAGAATGATATATCAAAACCATCATATAAAAAAATTAGGGTAAAAGATTATTCCCGGTATCGTTATATTATATGTATTATTGATTATGTATAGTTGGATGTGATGGCTTTGTAATCAATAACTTTTTTAATCACCTTCTTAAAAAATATCATACAAGTAAAAAAAATATTTTTATGTGAGTTATACTATGCCAAAGAATATTAAAAATAATACATTGAAGGAAATATTGGACATTATCCTATATGAAGCCCCCTCAACACAGGATGAAATTGCTGACAAGTTGAATATCAGCAGGAGATATGTGACAAAGCTTCTTAAACCACTTATCGATAATGAGGTAATTAAAAAGGCTTATGTTGTTGACTTGAAGAAATTCAATGAAGTATCCGAGATGTATGAGACCAATCACTCCGTTCCTGAGTATTCGGGGGAATTCTTCATCAAGCAGATGCTTAAGGAGATGGGCGAACAGATTACAAAACAGTTTGCATGGTCATTTGAAGCTTTGAAGACAAATGATGTTGATCTGGCCCAGAAAGCGTTGGACGAGGATTTGAATACCAACCATATGTATAATAAGATCAAGTCATCCACGGATACTGTCATATCACTTGATCCCTACTTTGAATTCAATAATACGTTGATGTTCAATGAGATAGCCTATGATATGGAACGTATAGGTGACCATATCTGTCATATTCCAAAGTTTGTTATCGAGGAAAATAAGGATGTTAAGGAACCTGTCATTGATGTCTTGGAGGAAATGTATGAGATGAGCAATACCATGTTTCAAAAGGCTGTTAAGAGTTCCTTGAAGTTTGATGCCAACATCAAGGAGAAGATGGACAGGTATGAACGTGAGCTTACCAATCTTCAAAAACTTGCTACTAAGAAGATATCAAGTCAAATGGCCAAGGATGAGATTGATAAGAAAAATTCAACATATTATCTTGTATTGTTCAGGGTAGTTAAGTCATTTGAAAGGATTGGTGATATTTCCATTGAGATTACCGAGGCTACTACCCAGTTTTATATCGAAAACCAGTCCAACCTCAATAAGGGTTATAATTATTTGGATAAAAATTAGTATTAAAAAAAAATTGAATGAATGGATGAAGTTACCCCGGAGTAACTATTCATCCCTAAGGATTTCGGTAGCATGTCTTGCAGCCCAGCATTGTACACATATTCCTACAGGTAATCCTGCGGTGTGTGTATCTGCAAGTTCTACTTTTACGTCAAGTGTTGTTGTTTTACCTCCAAGTCCCATTGGTCCGATACCTGTGGAGTTGGCTATTTCAAGCAATTCCTTTTCTAGTTTTTCAAGTCTTGGATCTTCATTGTATGTTCCTACTGGCCTGAGCAATGCTTTTTTTGCCAGTTTCATCACCATATCTGATGAACCGCCGATTCCTACTCCTATGAGTGTTGGTGGACATGGTTTTCCACCTGCGGACAATACGCTTTCTGTGAAGAACTCCTTTATTCCATCTATTCCTTCACCAGGCAGTAGCATTTTCATTTTATTATTGTTTTCGGAGCCGAATCCCTTTGGAAATACTGTTATTTCCAGTTCTGGTTTATCGGATAATTCAACGTTTATTTGTGGTATGCCTTTTCCTATATTGTTTCCTGTATTGACCCTTGTTAATGGGTCAACTACGTTTGTTCTTAATGGCGTTTCTTCTGTGGCCTTTTTTACCCCTTCGATTATTGCTTCTTCAAGGTTTTCTACTTCTACCTTTCCAAGCTTTACAAATATTATTGGCAGACCCGTGTCCTGACACATTGGAATTGATTTTTCTTCTGCTAGAGATATATTCTTTAAGATGGATTGAAGATTTAACTTGGCTATATCATTTTCCTCTATTTCTTCTGCTTTTTTCAAGGCACTTTTAACATCATCCGGTAATTTAATTGCAGCCTGTTTGTATAATCTGCAAACTGTGTCGGTTATTAATCTTTGAGTAATCATTTTAATAAAATCCTTATAATCGTATCTAATATGAGATATGTTAAAACTAATATTAAAAATTATAGAAAAAAAGTTTACGTGAAATGCTTCAACAAAAAATATTAAAGGAGAATTATTGATTATCCAATCTTTCATTCAGTTGTCGGATTTTCTCATCCTTCTTTTTAAGAAGTTCATTCAATTGCTTTTCTTTACTAAGAGAATCCTCTTTTAACCTGTCCAGTTGAGTGGTCAAGTCATCTATTTCAGCGTCTTTACGCTTGAATTCCTCCTTGAATGACGTTACCATATCGTTAAGATATGAAATCAGCTTGTTTTTATCCTGAATCTTCTTATCCATAAGGACAGATGGTATTTCTTCATCCGTAGCACAAGTCATTTCCTGGCCGTTATCCTGAAGCATTGATTCAAGGGAGGATATTTCAAAGGATTTGTCAACGTTTTCCCTGTTCAACTGGTTGATTTTTCTTCTGTATTCATCACATACCTGAACCAACCTACTAGGATCTTGCTGGTACATTTTTGGGTTTACTTGTGGATTGTTGATATAAAATTCATTCAATCGGACATATCTTATCATGGACAGTACCACATCCTTTGGTAGAGCAGAGTGACCCATATTCTTACCGAATATTATGAGCTTCATGGAGTTGCCCTTAATGTCATATTTGAAATTGTTGA is part of the Methanosphaera sp. BMS genome and harbors:
- a CDS encoding YigZ family protein — protein: MAVEEVLAGKMVERKSKFYAHLYKIDNMDSDVEQIRKIHNKKYKKAAHHCYAVLLDDNEDQRNDGEVGSPGRVLMELLHEYNLNGYMIMVSRIFGGIKLGQGGVSRAFRNAGRGVIKAYLETI
- a CDS encoding ERF family protein, whose amino-acid sequence is MFTENIYKDDMPVHLLSKIMQARKMFKDKGITKSGYNHFQNFAYYELKDIIPDAIEICIELKIATLFTYENNQYKLKVYDLENREETEFCMPGKDYKNEGNINNQLQNLGKIQTYIRRYLYMQFLDITENDVVDASKPKLKHPIS
- a CDS encoding PhoU domain-containing protein, with the protein product MPKNIKNNTLKEILDIILYEAPSTQDEIADKLNISRRYVTKLLKPLIDNEVIKKAYVVDLKKFNEVSEMYETNHSVPEYSGEFFIKQMLKEMGEQITKQFAWSFEALKTNDVDLAQKALDEDLNTNHMYNKIKSSTDTVISLDPYFEFNNTLMFNEIAYDMERIGDHICHIPKFVIEENKDVKEPVIDVLEEMYEMSNTMFQKAVKSSLKFDANIKEKMDRYERELTNLQKLATKKISSQMAKDEIDKKNSTYYLVLFRVVKSFERIGDISIEITEATTQFYIENQSNLNKGYNYLDKN
- a CDS encoding fumarate hydratase, giving the protein MITQRLITDTVCRLYKQAAIKLPDDVKSALKKAEEIEENDIAKLNLQSILKNISLAEEKSIPMCQDTGLPIIFVKLGKVEVENLEEAIIEGVKKATEETPLRTNVVDPLTRVNTGNNIGKGIPQINVELSDKPELEITVFPKGFGSENNNKMKMLLPGEGIDGIKEFFTESVLSAGGKPCPPTLIGVGIGGSSDMVMKLAKKALLRPVGTYNEDPRLEKLEKELLEIANSTGIGPMGLGGKTTTLDVKVELADTHTAGLPVGICVQCWAARHATEILRDE